A section of the Gimesia sp. genome encodes:
- a CDS encoding undecaprenyl-diphosphate phosphatase, which produces MTWLKMFLLSIIQGITEFLPVSSSGHLVIVESFLEIQSDQTDVNIVLHAGTLLSILIFYRRTIFRLLSQDMRVIPLLIVGTLPVVVIGLAAKKFAEHYLESSLLAGCMLPITGLFLLMIPRIPQTDKSYTEITYKQALLIGFAQAFAILPGISRSGSTIVAGLLMGLSRQSAATFSFLLAIPAISGATILETAEIISKKDLTTPLSLLAAGAVISAVVGIVALWLLVRWLEKGKLHYFAYWCIPLGIIIVIIQLMQQ; this is translated from the coding sequence ATGACCTGGTTGAAAATGTTCCTGCTGTCGATCATTCAGGGAATCACCGAATTCCTGCCCGTCAGCTCATCTGGACACCTGGTCATCGTTGAAAGCTTTCTGGAAATCCAGTCAGACCAGACCGACGTAAATATCGTCCTGCACGCAGGCACGCTACTGTCGATTCTGATTTTCTACCGACGGACGATCTTTCGACTGCTCAGCCAGGACATGCGCGTCATCCCACTGCTGATCGTTGGCACGCTGCCGGTCGTGGTAATTGGCCTGGCCGCGAAAAAATTCGCCGAGCATTATCTGGAAAGCTCACTGCTCGCGGGCTGCATGCTGCCCATCACTGGCCTGTTTCTATTGATGATTCCCCGCATCCCACAGACCGATAAGAGCTACACCGAGATCACCTACAAACAGGCGCTGCTGATCGGTTTCGCACAGGCGTTTGCGATACTTCCCGGGATCTCACGCAGCGGCAGCACCATTGTGGCTGGGCTGCTGATGGGACTGTCGCGACAGTCGGCGGCAACCTTTTCTTTCCTGCTGGCGATCCCGGCCATTTCGGGAGCAACTATCCTGGAAACTGCAGAGATTATCTCCAAAAAGGACCTGACCACTCCCCTGAGCCTGCTGGCTGCAGGGGCCGTCATTTCAGCAGTGGTCGGAATCGTCGCTCTCTGGCTGCTCGTACGCTGGCTGGAGAAAGGCAAGCTGCACTACTTCGCCTACTGGTGCATCCCGCTGGGAATCATCATTGTGATTATCCAGCTCATGCAACAGTAG
- a CDS encoding thioredoxin family protein produces the protein MNTLIPATMVLSLSLAPMQAVEVPAIPENVVKLFQVEEDVSNHQILLFTASWCPACVQMKNNEFPALRDKNWEIGESQSSHIRVIDVDQHPGLTDKYNVQSLPTLILVVDGKEVSRSGSLNAYSIAEMFYNRK, from the coding sequence ATGAATACGCTTATTCCAGCAACAATGGTGCTGTCGCTTTCTCTGGCACCAATGCAGGCCGTGGAAGTGCCTGCCATTCCTGAAAACGTAGTCAAGTTATTTCAAGTGGAAGAAGATGTTTCCAATCATCAGATTCTTCTGTTTACTGCCAGCTGGTGTCCAGCCTGTGTGCAGATGAAGAATAACGAATTTCCCGCACTGCGAGACAAGAACTGGGAAATCGGCGAAAGTCAATCCAGCCACATTCGCGTGATTGACGTGGATCAACATCCGGGACTCACGGATAAGTATAACGTGCAGTCACTACCCACACTCATTCTGGTTGTCGATGGCAAAGAAGTCAGCCGCTCCGGTTCACTGAATGCCTACAGCATCGCTGAGATGTTCTACAATCGCAAATAA
- a CDS encoding GTPase domain-containing protein has translation MPTSEIAQIEMLAAVDGLIQQLTNWSQKSTGWRTAQQCQAVIQQLLPRLDMLRVRLESPLVIATFGGTGTGKSSLVNALVGSYCTTSGRQRPTTTQPVLIAHPDTDLDRLGLDLSQFQVEQKPLDQLRNIILIDCPDPDTSEESEGENNLTRLQHIIPLCDILLYASTQQKYRSARVSDELREAAVGRRLIFVQTHAGLDEDIRDDWREQLSQQFEVPEIYFVDSVRALEDQLADRPIDPEFASLQNILSTQLGKSERLQVRRANLLELIQHAIDHCAQKFEQSLPEIRELESFLKQQHVTLTTQMSQELRSELLISRNLWERRLLSSISDSWGASPFAMMLRLYNGLGNLIASASLFRARNSAQVALIGALQGARWLGDRHKEQAAEDRLKRIGSFGLDDNTLRESQLLIDGYTQAAGLENQPQLTDSLERLQTEAAHVEEEFLSDAGTKIDGIIGKLARKNSGWFTRLVYESLFLTFVIYALVRIGRNFFMDSFFNESRILPIDFYVTAGVIFLIWTGFLVMMFTRKLKRGLEQEINQLSDQLAQAKLSHGLFPHLEQECRQVHSLQHSLVRMGGEVHHLRTEIASSRILGSWKVNEPTGKAGSGASHLSSQ, from the coding sequence ATGCCTACGTCGGAAATTGCACAGATAGAAATGCTGGCAGCCGTGGATGGATTGATCCAGCAACTCACGAACTGGAGCCAGAAGTCCACCGGCTGGAGGACGGCACAGCAGTGTCAGGCCGTTATCCAGCAGCTACTGCCCCGTCTGGACATGCTGCGGGTCCGACTGGAATCCCCGCTGGTAATTGCCACATTTGGCGGGACCGGAACCGGGAAAAGCAGTCTGGTCAACGCACTGGTCGGCTCTTACTGCACAACCTCTGGCCGACAGCGTCCCACCACCACTCAACCGGTGCTGATTGCACACCCCGACACCGACCTGGACCGGCTGGGGCTCGATCTGAGCCAGTTTCAGGTGGAACAGAAACCCCTGGATCAATTGCGAAACATCATTTTGATTGATTGCCCGGACCCAGACACTTCAGAAGAAAGCGAAGGAGAAAACAATCTCACACGGCTACAGCATATCATTCCGCTCTGCGATATCCTGCTGTATGCATCGACGCAGCAGAAATATCGTTCTGCACGCGTTTCGGACGAGTTGCGCGAGGCAGCTGTCGGACGTCGCCTGATTTTCGTCCAGACCCACGCTGGCCTGGACGAGGATATCCGTGACGACTGGCGCGAGCAGCTCTCGCAACAGTTTGAAGTTCCTGAAATCTACTTTGTCGATTCGGTTCGAGCCCTGGAAGACCAGCTCGCAGACCGGCCCATCGATCCGGAATTTGCCAGCCTGCAGAATATTCTCAGTACACAACTCGGCAAGTCCGAACGCCTGCAGGTTCGTCGCGCCAATCTGCTGGAACTGATTCAACATGCCATCGATCACTGTGCGCAGAAGTTTGAGCAGAGCCTCCCCGAAATCCGCGAACTGGAATCGTTTTTAAAACAGCAGCACGTGACGCTCACAACCCAGATGTCGCAGGAACTTCGCTCGGAGCTCCTGATCAGCCGCAATCTCTGGGAACGCAGACTGCTCTCCAGCATTTCTGATTCCTGGGGGGCGAGTCCCTTTGCAATGATGCTCCGGCTTTATAACGGCTTGGGAAATCTGATCGCATCCGCCAGCCTGTTCCGCGCCCGTAACTCAGCTCAGGTCGCGCTGATTGGCGCTCTGCAGGGAGCACGCTGGCTCGGGGATCGTCACAAAGAACAGGCCGCCGAAGATCGACTGAAACGCATCGGCTCCTTTGGTCTGGATGACAATACTTTACGTGAATCACAATTGCTGATTGACGGCTACACCCAGGCAGCCGGCCTCGAGAACCAGCCGCAGTTGACCGACTCGCTGGAACGACTGCAGACCGAAGCCGCCCATGTCGAAGAAGAATTTCTCAGTGATGCCGGCACGAAGATCGATGGTATCATCGGTAAACTGGCGCGCAAGAATTCGGGATGGTTCACGCGACTGGTTTACGAAAGCCTGTTTCTGACCTTCGTGATTTATGCCCTGGTCCGCATCGGCAGGAACTTCTTCATGGATTCCTTTTTCAATGAGTCCCGGATTCTGCCCATTGATTTCTACGTGACCGCGGGCGTCATTTTCCTGATCTGGACCGGATTCCTGGTGATGATGTTCACGCGCAAACTCAAACGCGGGCTGGAACAGGAAATCAACCAGCTTTCGGATCAGCTCGCCCAGGCGAAACTATCGCACGGTCTGTTTCCACATCTCGAGCAGGAATGCCGCCAGGTTCACAGCCTGCAGCACTCCCTGGTACGCATGGGGGGCGAGGTCCATCACCTGCGGACGGAAATCGCTTCTTCCCGAATCCTGGGTTCCTGGAAAGTAAATGAGCCGACCGGAAAAGCCGGCTCAGGAGCGTCACACCTCAGCTCACAGTGA
- a CDS encoding GTPase, whose amino-acid sequence MSSTLHTFSTTTQELRDSLRALEQQSAQLELPGLEGREWFEILERKLIPQLSDQIYLVAAVVGGTNIGKSVIFNHLVNQQSSAISPLASQTKHPVCLVPTGFEDRHNLSKVFQGFELVPWSSAEDPLRTDEQHLLFWQECGSLAPNLLVLDTPDIDSDAEVNWERAERIRQSADVLVAVLTQQKYNDAAVKQFFREAAREEKVIITVFNQCQLPEDEEYWPLWLNTFCQETGVNPELVFIAPNDRQAANNLQLPFYRRVFEPTPENSGDSLTAETPDTDSALNLMQVLSELHFDEIKVRTLKGALYYLSNQETGVPAYLREIKTRSQEFLAASQLLSEHELAEIDNWPLVPNTVIVHSIRKWWQEQREGWSAHVHGFYNAIGKGVLWPVRYLHSLTTEEKRPPMELYREQEWSVVLQTVEGIYDRLTLVSELGNELLTSRLKSLLRGTSREELLKILHQEHAAFDFNGQLEELVDREMTFFKDESPQYYTFLKQLDRVAAVGRPALSVGLFFVGFGAVGDVGTQLVTDTMIQSVVNVTGDVAGGAATTTFGETAVSSTAATGMGYLEAKFRRFHAVFAQKRTEWLATAIREHLLKTLPEELKSAVSLPESETYQAVQKLTAQLETELKQLQVSL is encoded by the coding sequence ATGTCATCTACCCTGCATACATTTTCCACCACAACCCAGGAGCTCAGGGACTCGCTGCGCGCTCTGGAACAGCAGTCCGCTCAGTTGGAACTCCCCGGCCTGGAAGGCCGTGAATGGTTTGAAATTCTGGAGCGGAAACTGATCCCCCAGCTGTCTGACCAGATTTACCTGGTAGCGGCTGTCGTTGGCGGCACTAATATCGGCAAAAGTGTGATCTTCAACCATCTGGTGAACCAGCAGTCCAGTGCCATCAGCCCCCTGGCCTCTCAGACGAAACACCCGGTCTGCCTGGTCCCCACTGGGTTTGAAGACCGGCATAATCTGTCAAAAGTCTTTCAGGGGTTTGAACTGGTCCCCTGGTCGTCAGCAGAAGACCCGCTGAGAACTGATGAACAGCACCTGCTATTCTGGCAGGAATGCGGGAGCCTGGCCCCCAATCTGCTGGTGCTGGACACACCAGACATCGACAGCGACGCCGAAGTCAACTGGGAACGGGCCGAACGGATCCGCCAGTCAGCCGACGTTCTGGTCGCTGTCCTCACGCAACAGAAATATAATGACGCTGCAGTAAAACAGTTCTTCCGCGAAGCCGCGCGGGAAGAGAAAGTCATCATTACGGTATTCAACCAATGCCAGCTTCCCGAAGACGAAGAATACTGGCCGCTCTGGTTGAACACCTTCTGCCAGGAAACAGGCGTGAATCCTGAGCTTGTTTTCATCGCCCCTAATGACCGACAGGCTGCCAACAATCTGCAGCTCCCCTTTTATCGCCGCGTGTTCGAGCCGACACCAGAAAACAGTGGCGACTCATTAACAGCGGAAACGCCTGATACCGACTCCGCCCTGAACCTGATGCAGGTCCTCTCAGAACTGCATTTCGATGAAATCAAAGTCCGCACTCTCAAAGGGGCTCTGTATTACCTGAGCAACCAGGAGACCGGCGTGCCTGCATATCTGCGGGAAATCAAAACGCGGAGCCAGGAATTTCTGGCGGCTTCCCAGTTGCTCTCAGAACATGAACTGGCCGAGATTGACAACTGGCCGCTGGTTCCCAACACCGTCATCGTGCATTCCATTCGCAAGTGGTGGCAGGAACAGCGGGAAGGCTGGTCCGCTCATGTACACGGCTTCTACAACGCGATTGGCAAAGGGGTTCTCTGGCCTGTCCGCTATCTGCATTCGTTAACTACCGAAGAGAAACGTCCTCCCATGGAACTGTACCGTGAGCAGGAGTGGTCGGTGGTCCTGCAGACAGTGGAGGGCATTTACGACCGACTGACCCTGGTCAGTGAGCTGGGAAATGAACTGCTCACCAGTCGCCTGAAGTCACTGCTCCGAGGAACCTCCCGTGAAGAGCTACTCAAAATTCTGCACCAGGAACACGCGGCCTTTGATTTCAATGGTCAGCTTGAGGAACTCGTCGACCGGGAAATGACGTTCTTCAAAGATGAGAGCCCCCAGTATTACACATTCCTCAAGCAACTGGATCGCGTGGCGGCCGTCGGTCGTCCCGCTCTGAGTGTCGGCCTGTTCTTTGTCGGTTTCGGAGCAGTGGGTGATGTGGGCACACAACTTGTGACCGATACCATGATTCAATCCGTGGTCAACGTCACCGGCGATGTTGCCGGCGGTGCAGCAACAACCACGTTCGGGGAGACCGCAGTCAGCAGTACCGCAGCGACAGGCATGGGCTATCTGGAAGCCAAGTTTCGCAGATTCCATGCGGTCTTTGCTCAGAAACGGACGGAATGGCTGGCGACCGCGATTCGCGAACACTTGCTGAAGACATTACCCGAAGAGTTAAAATCGGCAGTCTCTCTACCTGAGAGTGAAACTTACCAGGCGGTCCAGAAACTGACAGCTCAACTGGAAACGGAACTGAAACAACTGCAGGTCTCTCTCTGA